The Ammospiza nelsoni isolate bAmmNel1 chromosome 10, bAmmNel1.pri, whole genome shotgun sequence genome includes a region encoding these proteins:
- the CPN2 gene encoding carboxypeptidase N subunit 2 produces MPHLCRLLIYVLLGLGSLLVGALSPSCPPACQCYDTSKVFCSNERIREIPEGLPGSASHLFFVETALSSIRSGHLVSSTTLTKLVFINNNIQELQPGAFQGLPSLTELEVSGNPLPAVSPGTLAGLTSLSKLSLRANTIRTLQPGLFTASCRLQDLSLAGNRIEALPPGIFRPLRRLQALDLSQNALPELPDGLLAPLVALRVLKLSDNLLARLPPGAFRALGQLTELHLDGNQLEELPSGIFSRLGALRRLQLQHNALGSLAPDIFTGLLNLTVLSLEGNNLATVPALLFAGTPGLLHLSLARNRLETLHQELFANLSVLETLELSHNAIDHLPTGAFQGLEGLTELQLSHNNLSSLPAGLLAGLPLLTALVLDHNRLARLPAGLFDANDELVRVGLAGNPWLCDCHLSYLLHWLQSFAEPLTHGQAFCANPAALQGRSLLEVSRGQLQCPGAHGVPPEEGWDTDAPGQCTYSDPEGTVSVACNATSCQELSLRLPPPRPERGLGAAYRRAWLLRSRCGTLQVSVLVTAQRGSEVTPPAPPAVP; encoded by the exons ATGCCACACTTG TGCAGGCTGCTGATCTacgtgctgctggggctggggtcccTGCTGGTGGGGGcactgtccccatcctgccccCCTGCCTGCCAGTGCTATGACACCTCCAAAGTCTTCTGCTCAAACGAAAGGATACGGGAGATCCCGGAGGGCCTGCCAGGAAGTGCCAGCCACCTCTTCTTCGTGGagacagctctgagcagcatccGCAGCGGGCACTTGGTCTCCAGCACCACGCTCACCAAGCTGGTCTTCATCAATAACAacatccaggagctgcagcctggtgcCTTtcaggggctgcccagcctCACTGAGCTGGAGGTGTCAGGCAACCCCTTGCCAGCtgtcagccctgggacactggcAGGGCTGACCAGCCTCAGCAAGCTCTCCCTCAGAGCCAACACCATCCGCACCCTGCAGCCGGGGCTCTTCACTGCCTCTTGCCGCCTGCAGGACCTGAGCTTGGCAGGGAACAGGATCGAGGCACTGCCCCCTGGCATCTTCCGCCCACTCCGGCGGCTCCAGGCCCTGGACCTGTCACAGAATGCTCTGCCCGAGCTGCCAGATGGGCTGCTGGCCCCACTTGTCGCCCTTCGTGTCCTCAAGCTCAGTGACAACCTGCTGGCACGGCTGCCTCCTGGTGCTTTCAGGGCACTTGGCCAGCTCACCGAGCTCCACCTGGACGGCAaccagctggaggagctgccctcGGGcatcttctccaggctgggggCGCTGCGgcggctgcagctgcagcacaatgccctgggcagcctggcccCCGACATCTTCACGGGTCTCCTCAACCTCACTGTCCTCAGCCTGGAGGGCAACAACCTGGCCACCGTGCCTGCCCTGCTGTTCGCTGGCACCCCTGGCCTCCTCCACCTCTCACTGGCTCGCAACCGGCTGGAGACACTGCACCAGGAGCTCTTTGCCAACCTGTCAGTGCTGGAAACCCTGGAGCTCTCACACAATGCCATAGATCACCTGCCCACCGGGGCTTTCCAGGGTCTGGAAGGGCTGACAGAGCTCCAGCTGAGCCACAACAACCTCTCCAGCCTGCCGGCGGGGCTGCTGGCCGGGCTGCCCCTCCTCACGGCCCTGGTGCTGGACCACAACCGCCTGGCCCGCCTGCCCGCGGGGCTCTTCGATGCCAACGATGAGCTGGTGCGTGTGGGGCTGGCTGGCAACCCCTGGCTCTGCGACTGCCACCTCTCCTACCTCCTGCACTGGCTCCAGAGCTTTGCTGAGCCCCTCACCCACGGCCAAGCCTTCTGTGCCAACCCGGCTGCTCTCCAGGGCCGGTCCCTGCTGGAGGTTTCCCGCGGGCAGCTCCAGTGCCCGGGAGCACACGGCGTGCCCCCGGAGGAGGGCTGGGACACAGATGCTCCGGGGCAGTGCACCTACAGCGACCCCGAGGGCACGGTGAGCGTGGCCTGCAATGCCACATCGTGCCAGGAGCTCAGCCTGCGCCTCCCTCCTCCCCGGCCGGAGCGGGGCCTGGGGGCGGCCTACCGGCGGGCCTGGCTGCTGCGCTCCCGCTGCGGCACGCTGCAGGTCAGCGTCCTTgtcacagcacagagagggagCGAGGTCACACCACCAGCTCCCCCCGCCGTGCCCTAA
- the LOC132077554 gene encoding leucine-rich repeat-containing protein 15-like yields the protein MEQGGWQRWLLLVVGIQLASSQCPEQCQCVRSAQVECFGADISTVPSPIPANAMTLQIINTHIAELGDAAFGNASLLIGLRVEKNLLSRISPGAFQNLPDLRYLSLASNKLQELPVQVFEPLDKLESLLLSSNQILQVEPSHFAHLSNLKELQLHGNNLKELQEGVFDQLTSLTKLNLARNNIDRLPPRAFERLARLQVLRLYENRLRHIPVGTFDGLPELQELGLHQNQLETLSPELFVHNTNLQKLYLSNNFLTTLPSGVFLPLQALAKITLHVNRLRDISPSAFGPTPNLQELWLYENELSSLPTAVFSNLTQLQLLVLSTNRLRSVPPGAFQGLGELLELSLHSNALRRLDARALEGMPKLQNISLHHNQLQALPRGLFRATPGLRHLQLHYNALEYLPAGIFSPLTALREVRLHNNSWRCDKGILPLQGWLEENPHKVGEISPLCAQPPALQGIPIAGLPQDHFIDPQPPTAAAPHPSTLLPADTSVATSDDASAAEDASMEPPTGLPASPQEDEEEKKEEEERGQWGLTRLQSGVVVAVIVLVSVALLAALVALVVYGCRKKSHVVLMRMKAPNEA from the coding sequence atggagcagggaggctggcagcggtggctgctgctggtggtgggcatccagctggccagcagccagtgcccagagcagtgccagTGTGTCcgcagtgcccaggtggagtGCTTTGGTGCCGACATCAGCACggtgcccagccccatccctgccaacGCCATGACCCTGCAGATCATCAACACGCACATCGCCGAGCTGGGCGACGCCGCCTTCGGCAACGCCTCCCTGCTCATCGGGCTGCGTGTGGAGAAGAACCTCCTGTCTCGCATCAGCCCCGGGGCCTTCCAGAACCTGCCCGACCTGCGCTACCTCAGCCTGGCCAGCAacaagctgcaggagctccctgtgcaggTCTTTGAGCCTCTGGACAAGCTGGAgtctctgctcctctccagcaaCCAGATCCTCCAGGTCGAGCCTTCCCACTTCGCCCATCTGAGCAACCtcaaagagctgcagctgcacggGAACaacctgaaggagctgcaggagggggtGTTTGACCAGCTGACCAGCCTCACCAAGCTCAACCTGGCCAGGAACAACATCGACCGCCTGCCGCCCCGGGCCTTCGAGCGGCTGGCGCGGCTGCAGGTGCTGCGGCTCTACGAGAACCGGCTCCGGCACATCCCGGTGGGCACCTTCGATGGGCTGccggagctgcaggagctggggctgcaccagAACCAGTTGGAGACGCTGTCCCCGGAGCTCTTTGTGCACAACACCAACCTGCAGAAGCTCTACCTGTCCAACAACTTCCTCACCACTCTGCCGAGCGGCGTCTTTTTGCCCCTGCAAGCTCTCGCCAAGATCACCCTGCACGTCAACCGCCTGCGGGACATCTCCCCCAGCGCCTTTGGGCCCACGCCcaacctgcaggagctctggcttTACGAGAATGAGCTTTCCAGCCTCCCCACTGCCGTCTTCAGCAACCtgacccagctgcagctcctggttcTCAGCACGAACCGGCTGCGGTCGGTGCCACCAGGGGCTTTCCAGggcctgggggagctgctggagctgtcgCTGCACTCCAATGCCCTGCGCCGCCTGGATGCCCGGGCACTGGAGGGGATGCCCAAGCTGCAGAACATCTCTCTGCACCACAaccagctgcaggcactgccacGGGGCCTCTTCAGGGCCACCCCTGGGCTGCggcacctgcagctgcactACAATGCCCTGGAGTACCTGCCTGCCGGCATCTTCTCCCCACTGACTGCCCTGAGAGAGGTGAGGCTGCACAACAACTCCTGGCGCTGTGACAAGGgcatcctgcccctgcagggctggctggaggaGAACCCTCACAAGGTGGGTGAGATATCCCCGCTGTGTGcccagcctcctgccctgcagggcatcCCCATCGCCGGGCTGCCACAGGACCACTTCATCGACCCCCAGccccccactgctgctgctcctcatcccagcaccctgctccctgctgacACCTCTGTGGCAACCTCAGATGATGCCTCAGCAGCAGAAGATGCCTCGATGGAGCCCCCCACGGGGCTGCCAGCCTCCCcacaggaggatgaggaggagaagaaagaggaggaagagaggggGCAGTGGGGGCTGACACGCCTGCAGAGTGGGGTGGTGGTAGCAGTCATCGTGCTGGTGAGTgtggccctgctggctgctctggtggcactggtggtCTATGGCTGTAGGAAGAAGAGCCACGTTGTGCTCATGAGGATGAAGGCTCCGAATGAAGCCTGA